The Vigna unguiculata cultivar IT97K-499-35 chromosome 11, ASM411807v1, whole genome shotgun sequence genomic sequence GAAAGGAAGCAATTTGATCTAATTTTGAAGGAGAATAGTTGAACCAATTACAAATTATCAGTAAGagaaatgataattttatagCGAAATTCGTTAAAcaagaataataattaaaagttagtAACAAAAATTTCCTAGCAAAAACTCATGAGTAAAATtcgttaaattaaatataaaatctctCATGATTCAAGTTGTATTTGCTCAATAATTTTCCACAAGACgatccaaaaagaaaaaaagaaacctCAGCCATCTATAAACACACAGAATCCTTTGAATCAAGTTTTCCCAGTCCTAGATAACGCTGTCTGTACTAGAAAATCAAATTACCTTAAAAAGAACAATCCCGATGGCATGATGGCATGATTTTCCTGTGATTAGAACAAAATGCATATGAATTCCCTCATAAATCCAACTTCTTATCTTCCATTACCGTCAAACCGCACTACCACCTCTTTCATTTTCAATcatggaagaaaaaaatcaaagtccAATTGCATTCGGAGCCAGTCCACACAGCAAAGGTGGACTCTTCAGGGCATGACAGCTCTCGTCACTGGTGGAACTCGCGGAATAGGGTATCAACATTTCTACTTTCACACCCGTGTTTCATTTTAATTCCGACCCTTTTAATCTCATCATAATTTAACTTGTGATTTCTGTCGAGACATGTTAAAGGCGTGCCATTGTGGAGGAACTGACGGGGTTTGGAGCCAGAGTTCATACCTGTGCCAGGAACGAACACGATCTCACTGAATGCCTGAAGAAATGGAATGATTCGGGTTTTGAGGTCACTGGCTCAGTTTGTGATGTATCAGTTCCAAAGCAGAGGGAGGCGCTCATGGAGTCTGTTTCCTCTCTTTTCAACGGGAAACTCAACATCCTTGTAAGTTGTCGTTAAAAATAACCTATTGAATAATGGTGTAAAATGGTGCATAGAAGCGGAGACTAATCTTATATTATTAACTAACTTCAAGGCTCAAAAGCAACTCATTAGACAGTACCAGAGTTTGTTCTAGTAATTGTTAGGCCTATCGGTTACACGACactgataatttattttaccaACCCTAGATGTTTAGTCCTGTTACAACAGTGTTTCTGGATTACTTGGGGGTTTACTTTGGATTAGTAAGCCTTATTAATGTAGATGTCCCTGCTAACCTGATAAATTTGATGTATAGATAAACAATGTAGGGACAAACATTCGGAAACCGGTGACAGACTTCACTAGTACAGAGTTTTCCACTCTTATTGATACCAATTTGGGATCTGTCTTTCACATATGTCAACTTGCATATCCACATTTGAAAGCATCGGGAATGGGAAgtgttgtgtttgtttcttCTGTTTCTGGTTTTGTCTCGCTAAAGTCAATGTCTGTTCAAGGAGCAACAAAAGGTAATTTGCATGCTCGATGCTGTATTGCAGCTTGTTTAACAAATGCTGTGATGTTGATGAGTTTATCAAATTTTGAAGGTTTATTTTCTTTCTGATATATAGGGGCAATTAATCAACTTACAAGAAATCTAGCTTGTGAGTGGGCAAAAGACAATATAAGGAGTAATGCAGTGGCACCTTGGTACATCAGAACTTCAATGGTAGAGCAGGTTGTTCTTCTGCTTTATCCTGTAACCATTGGTTAGAATGAGCTGCTTATGACACTCATTAATGTCATTTCATGGTGCtctaaaacacaaaaatctaATGTAGTGACCAGATGTCAAAGTTATATAACTTTACCCTCTTCTTTTAGGTGCTCAGCAACAAAGACTATCTGGAAGAAGTGTACTCTAGAACTCCTCTTAGGCGCCTAGGAGATCCAGCAGAAGTGTCTTCTGTTGTTGCGTTTCTTTGCCTACCAGCATCATCATACATCACTGGTCAGATTATTTGTATTGATGGAGGAATGTCCGTGAATGGTTTCTACCCAACAACGCAGTTCTAAGACCTGCTGCTTATATCATGCACCCTCCTTACTAATTTTCCTCTCCATCACCATTCGTCTGGAGCATTTGGCATGGTTCTCTACATTTCTGTCAAGCTTTCAAGAGTTAGTCCTCTGACCAACCGCTGGTACGCACTTCCAAGGTTCTGGACTCTGCAAAtgcaattatttttgtttactaaACCGCAATGTACTGGTTGTGCTATAACATGGAAGATTTCCAATAACTTGTTTCATTCATTTTGGTAACTCTGTTTACTGATCAACATGGTTCTGGTTTAAGCAAAGGTTTGACATAACCTGTATTTGATGAGAAATTGGTTGGTAGTTTCCAACCACTAGGTGTCTATGGTCTCTGAATCTTTTGTAACTCATAGCtgaacttttcaattttttagaaaataatactaGATCATATGTAAAAATTTTGTGTAAAGTggtttaaatttacaaaattttgtaaatttaaaaattaattccttTTAGGATAacaattattctttattaaaaacataattgtgAATCATTTTAAACTTGGTACCTGTGATGTGGTCATCaagataacattaataaaaatatatattgatatttaatataaaattttgttataaaatttccaaataaaACTCTATTTCACTTAAAAACAGAATCTATTGTGTTCTAAAATTCAAGTTTACTCTCCTCAATGATAACACTAATCATGCACACATTCCCTTGCTAATCACAATTTTTTAAGAATCTAAGATAACACAACTATATGACACCATTTAATTGATTTCATTTGGTA encodes the following:
- the LOC114169846 gene encoding tropinone reductase homolog At5g06060-like produces the protein MHMNSLINPTSYLPLPSNRTTTSFIFNHGRKKSKSNCIRSQSTQQRWTLQGMTALVTGGTRGIGRAIVEELTGFGARVHTCARNEHDLTECLKKWNDSGFEVTGSVCDVSVPKQREALMESVSSLFNGKLNILINNVGTNIRKPVTDFTSTEFSTLIDTNLGSVFHICQLAYPHLKASGMGSVVFVSSVSGFVSLKSMSVQGATKGAINQLTRNLACEWAKDNIRSNAVAPWYIRTSMVEQVLSNKDYLEEVYSRTPLRRLGDPAEVSSVVAFLCLPASSYITGQIICIDGGMSVNGFYPTTQF